A window of the Mus pahari chromosome 1, PAHARI_EIJ_v1.1, whole genome shotgun sequence genome harbors these coding sequences:
- the Hikeshi gene encoding protein Hikeshi isoform X3, whose protein sequence is MNIVRTPSVAQIGISVELLDSLAQQTPVGSAAVSSVDSFTQFTQKMLDNFYNFASSFALSQAQMTPNPSEMFIPANVVLKWYENFQRRLAQNPLFWKT, encoded by the exons ATGAATATTGTGCGAACCCCATCTGTTGCCCAGATTGGAATTTCGGTGGAATTGTTGGACAGTCTGGCTCAGCAGACTCCTGTAGGCAGTGCTGCTGTGTCCTCGGTTGACTCCTTTACACAG TTCACACAGAAGATGTTGGACAACTTCTACAATTTTGCTTCATCATTTGCTCTTTCTCAGGCTCAGATGACACCAAATCCATCAGAAATGTTCATCCCAGCAAATGTGGTTCTGAAATG gtaTGAAAACTTTCAAAGACGACTAGCACAGAACCCTCTCTTTTGGAAAAcataa